The Oryza sativa Japonica Group chromosome 11, ASM3414082v1 DNA window GTGGGTGTTCCAGTAGTTCTTGATGTCGTTGTCGGTGCGCTGGGGGAGGTAGGAGGCGATGGCGGCCCAGCGGTTGCCGAGCAGCGACTGGAGGTGGACGATGATCCCCTCCTCGTGCGCCGTGAAGTTGCCGCGCTTTATCCCCGGCCGCAGGTAGTTCGTCCACCGCAGCCTGCAGCTCTTGCTGCACCTCATCAGccctgcatccatccatccacccacacaacttcagcttcttctcagTTCATTATCGATCACCATGGCTAAGCTTCATCTGCAAAGAATTGGGGAATTAGGATGTACCTGTGTTGATGGGAACCGATCTCCAGTTGCCGGGGCCGTGTTCTTGGATGTAGGAGACGAGGATGATGTCCTCCTCGGGCGTCCATGGCCCCTTCTTGATCCCCTCCTTGTCGCAGCACGGCGGCCGTCCCATGGCTACAATTCCTCACTCACTCACTAACTCCGATCCTTCCTTcccggatcgatcgatcgagctaacTACTCTTTCTGGAAGCTGCAGctagctgatcgatcgatcgtctcTCTCTGTGCTACCTGAGCTTCCGACAGTGTGCTTGAGTGTAGagatatatatagctaggaGACTTTGGACTTTGGGAGTTGAGTGACTGGGAGTGAGTGAGCTCCTTTTCACTTGCTATCTCTGATGTAAGCCACTttctgatcgatcgatgagaTGATTTACTTTCACTTTCTAGCAAGTCTCAGTTGAtctggtcgatcgatcgatctgtctAGCTATATGTATGTAGGATGCTTTCTCTTTCTGTCAACAGCATCACATGAATCAGTGACAATGACACGGCCACACCTTAAAGCTAGCAAGAAAGACTGTTGTATCTCTGTATAGCTAGCTCCAACCTGTACGTACTACTGCTTGGTTTCACTGTGTCTAATTTAAAAGACACTGACTTTTCGCATGCAAGTCACCCATGGATATGACTCTTCAAACTTATTTTCTCAAGGCATTTCCTATACCCTAAGCAATTTATCTGTCCAAATATATATAACTCTTGGGAAACTATATATTTTCATCCCTTAAAGAAACATCCCTCATTGTTGCATGTCACTAAAATAgcttaaaaattgaaaaaacatTGGTATGATAGATACAAACATACAAATTAACAAATAggttaaaaattgatttttttgttattttcattTCTACTTACATACGTTGAATTTGAAATTTTTGCATGTTTATGAAATgacatatttcatattaatctatcatgtctatttgttttttttaattttttttgatgaCTTTTTGGGTGACATGCACAAAATGAAGAGATGAAAATCCACTTCTGTAACTCTTATGCTGCATTTGAGAAGGCTTAAGATTACAAATCAAGAAAGCTAttataacacatgattaattaaattttaattattataaattttaaaaagatttatttgatattttaaagtaacttctatatagaaagttttcgtataATATACGTCGTTTAGCAGTTTCAAAAGCGTACTAATGTGTACCGAGGTAAAATCTGCATCTTCCTATATGTTGTCGAATTGATTGGACGATCATGAGGAGAAACATAAGGCTAAGGCAGGAGGCATATGCCTTGCACCAGAGTGTCGCTTCCTACGCATTGGGATTTAATCAAAGAATACGCACACCAATATATGTCAAACTTCCGtaataaacaaataaaatacggaacaatagaaaaagaattagcAATTCAATTCGTATGAACTCATTCCTGCATTACAAAAAACTAACATAATTATTAGCTAGCAACTTTTAAAGTCTATTGCAAGTTACTAGTAGTTGATATTTAGAAAATCTGAATGTTGGAATTGTTAACATATAAATAGTAAATCTGAAATTTAAGATTTTTCCTCACATACAACTTGGTAAGTATGACTTTCGAATTTTAGACTTATTAATCctagaaataaaaatatatttctgaATTATATAAAATGGAAAATTTATTTATACTGCCAATATCTATTTCAGTATATATAAAATTTCGAACCGATTCTTCTAAAGAAGGATGCACTCCCATAGTTTTTTTCCCTAAAGATGATTGATTATAAGCCGTAACGCTTATTAGCGActtaaaaagtaatttataagtaaacttttttatatatgtattctcaAAAAGCCAATTGAATAGATATGataaaaaacatcaaaatcaactttaaaattaagttttatattaaaatttaagtTTGGCTGTGAGTGATAAGctgaagagaaaaatatgatttgAACACACTTGTAGCTAGCTGAGTAAGGTTTAGAGACATATAAAATCCCAATGCAATATATAATCAGGTTAGTCCTTTTATGCGGGTTTGTTCGGAGGACATATTGACAGTTGTAACTTCTCCCAAAATCAGAAACTCACAGTATAATTCTTTTTAATCCCAAAAGCTGCTTTTCTTTTGTACTACCCCATCTTATAAAAGACCTACCTAGATAGGATGTGACGTTTTCTAGCataataaatatatgtttagaCTCACTGAACTAGAAAACGTCATATCTCATTAGAGGTTGATTTTTTAGATTCTTACCCCTTGCTTATCAGAATTTAAAGTTACCTCAAATATGCCATGCCCATTATTGTACTCCATCTGTCTCGAAATACAAGGGACTTTAGATGGATGCGATATATCTTAGCATGTTTAGATTCATAatactaaaatattttaaatccatctaaaaaatctcttatattttgggacggaaggagtattgtGTAAAAGACTATTCCGTATATAACGTTACATATTCTGACTTATACGTACGGATCCCCTCTATTCGTGGTGTAAAATGGACCAGCGTGCTTGAGatatactactatatatgtATGTTCTCACACATTGTGCTTATGATGGTAGGTCCATTAGCTCTCCATCCAAACTATTTTGCCAGAATGCCCACATGCATATATAGGCACAGGGAGAGTGTGAGAACCCAGTTAATCGGCCAAGGTCAGCAAGGTCTGTGCAGCATACACTCCATGTGCagtttatatataatattgtgAATGACGAAATAAAATCCATATATATAGATGTGCATGGCCTTTTAGTGGACCAAAATAAGACAAAAAATATTCCAatttgcatttatttattatgatatactccctctgtttcaccatgtaagtcattctagcatttgctatatttatattgatgttaatgaatctagacatatatatctaactagattcattaacatcaatatgaatatggaaaatgttagaatgacttacattgtgaaacggaggaagtatatagttTGGTATCAAAACATATAATGGACAGATCATGCAAGCCAGGCCCTCCTGTAGAAATTTTGCAGATATACATGATCCATCGATCTGTTCTCTCAAATCTCAATCACTATTATCTACTTATCACCATCACACTGCAGGTCACGAGGAATTATATTATTAgtgctatatatatttatgcacTATATCATAATAATTATGTACATCACTGCATCATACATTGTCATGCATCTTGCATCTTGTGGGCGTTTCTAGTTCCACGTTGTCTCGGCCCACTCCCATTTTAATGGAATCGACCAATCACTTCCTTTTTCTCATATTTACAATTTCCCACGTGCTTCCTAGCTAGCTGCTCAACCCTTTAGTCACCCTTTAAGCATCCTGTCTGTGTGAAGATTGATTTTCATATGTGGTGCCTTTTTGATACCCGTATTTTCACAAGTGGCTAATTTTCACTTGTAAAAGTACTCTATTTTCATTGACCTTCGGTCGATGGTGCCTAAACTGGCTACCAGTAAAAATATGTTTGGTCACCAACAATTAGCTTTTTTtactccatctcaaaatataaggtacAATTAGGTGATGTTTGAATCCCTGTCATATCGGatgaatttagagtattaaacatagactacttataaaactaattacataaatgagagctaattcgtgtgacatattttttaagcctaattaatccataattagcgcatgtttactgtagcatcacataggctaatcatggattaattaggcttaatagattcatctcgcgaattagcccAGGGTTATataatgggttttattaatagtctacgtttaatatttataattagtgtctaaacattcgatgtgatagggactaaaaagttttagtcccatctgtTGTCTTACTCACTACcaatgtaaagaaaaaaaaggatttaatcACCTCGATACATGCATGTAATGTGACTGGAGGACTAAATGGtagagctttttctttttttaaaaaaatatctaaagtTAGAGAATAAAGAGGTGCTAGTTAGTATGTGCATGTATGCacaccttatattatgagacatgAAAAAAAGTAttatgccttatatttatattttggataGATAGAACAGTTGTGATTTTCATCCATAGGACAAGGTACCACAGGCATGAGTTCTTTTAAAGGTATAAGTTTGAAAGTTGGGCGAGTCAAGGTTGTAACAACCATTCTGCAGAGCAATATGTTTAGAAGATGAAGAGTGATCGAACGGAGAGAAAAGGACTCACggcttaaatatatatatttgctatataatatacatatatatgtggtGTTATGAACTGGAGGACCACTGTTGTGGGAACAAAGTATTAAAGGGTTGAAAAGGAATTTAATATACCTATTAATCCTGTGATGAGTCGACATGACACAATTATGTCAAAATTAAATCCGTAACTTGCACGTTtcgttttctattttttagttTCAGAGGCATTTGATGAGTTAGAAACTTCACAACGTATTTTGTAAGGGTCGATTTATTTTTGAGAATCACATGCCAATATGGCAATATGTATCAGCTATATAGCAGCACGTACGTGTCTGCCATGCAATGGGTAAATTAAAGCCTCATTTGATTTGTATTTGGATTACTCATTGAATTATTGCAGCGGAGtatcataatttttaaaaataaacttaataaataGTTTAAAACAAGTGATCTAaagtcaaataaaaaaaatattcctcATATATTCCTAGTCAAGGAGGTTAAATGCCTCATGGCTAGAAATAGGGAGGTGGTGGTGTCGAAAATCCATCGTGATCAGAATCGTATTAGCCATATCTTAGCTAATAGAGGGAGGTGTGAGTTTTTAACAGCCTTTTGGCCTGATGATTCTTGTAATTTCATCTCACACCTTGTCGGTGCTGACTCTATAGCTTCGTAATATATCTCcctttccccgcaaaaaaaataaaaagaatatttCTTTTAAACATATTCTTTTGAAGCATAGACCAAATAATTTGTTTTAATAatctgatatttttttcttaaaagaacatggtataacagaaaagtatttttttaatcatatcAACGCCATCTAAATAGGCAAAATTATGGGTGGAAGAGCTTTATAGAGGCCTACCTTGGTCATTGCCTTCCCTGctcttaaaaaattatagtgAAGTTCATGATGAGTCTGTTGTTACACAACATAGTATAATAGCCCTTACCCTACTTGAAATGgaactttttatattttctgACTGGATGGAGCTTTTTATATTGGCTCCTTCACATTCTCTTTTCAAGATCAGCCACTGAAAATTATGATATATGAAATTGTACTTTCATATACAAGCTATTAGACAGATGCCTAATACAACTGCAAATGCCATGAATTTAACTTAAAATCAAAGCACAATGCACTTTATatgagttactccctccgttataTAATAattcgctttgatttttttcttaagttggtagaaaaatataacaattattcaacacaaaataaacatattatcataatatatttaatgttgcATGTAATAAAGCTTTAGaggttgctattttttttataaacttgatcaaatctAAATAAGTTTgaggaaaaaagttaaaataatttataatatgaaacgaaggagGAGGTACATTTAGTACTGAATTATATTTTGGATAGATAGAACAGTTGTGATTTTCATCCATAGTACAAGGTACCACAGGCATGAGTTCTTTTAATGGTATACACGGCTGAATTAGTTTGAAATTCAGGTACATTTAATACTGAATTATTTTGATCGCAAAATATTTAAACAGCACTTAATTATTTAGACACTGGAATGAAGAATTGAAGACGAACTGCTAAGATCGACCgactctttttctttctcttccttcGCATGCAAACAGTTGGGCTACTCGGATGGGCTGATTGGACCAAACCATTTGTCCCAGAATAGAACCCTAGTGGTAATCTTTTTTTGTCCGAATTAAGGCCTAAACATAATCCAACGGTGCTAGTACCCCAGATTTGGGAGCGTTTAGGCTTAAACATAATCCAACGGCTGAGATCATCTCTCGCACAGACCGATGAATTAATTACCTTCCtctccttcgtcttcctccggaAACACTCCCCTATCTCGAGCTCTTCCCATGGCGACTGACGCTTACCCAGTCCAGCTCCTCCACCGCCAAGcaaccgccgccaccggcggcggccaaTGGCACAACCTAGGCGCCGCCTACGCCGCCGTCAGATTCCTCCGCCCGCAGGGTCGATCCCTCGTCTTGTACGCCGgccccgacggcggcgcccaGCAGCGCATCGTGTTCGCCTACCCGATCCTCCCCGGCGACGCCTTCGAGAGGATGGACGGCGAGACGCTCTCCTGGGCGGAGCCGGAGTGCGGCGACGAGTTCGCTCTGTGCTTCCTcgacgaggccgcctgcgccgccgtctccggcgccATCTCCCCGGTGACGGAGTCGCTGGCCGCACTGGACGGCCTCGCAGAGAGGCTCGCCGGGCTGCGCGTGGCGAGGGAGGAGGGTGGCCCCGCCGGGGTGGACATCGCCGGCCGGCTTGCTGCGATCAGCATAGGCCGACCATGAATCGACCACCGCTAACCTAGGGTTCGATGTGAATTTCCCCTaatgtcgccgtcgtcgtcttgatGTAGAATTTCTTTCTAGTCTGTAACCTGTAGCCCTGTACATGTCTGATGTGGATTAACAATGCTAGTTTACGCCTGCGAGATTTTCTTTCATACTTACCTTGATTCTTTTTGGGATGGGattaacaaattaattaatcaatcatggGTATGTAATCGTATACAGACCTGTAGTTATCATCAACCAGCTGAAGAACAACCATTGAAAGTAGGGAGAAATGATTAGACTAAATGCAAACAATCACAACAGGAGACTGGTTTCAATATGCAGAGATTGCAGCTCACTAATCACCGTGCATCACAGC harbors:
- the LOC4349658 gene encoding uncharacterized protein; the encoded protein is MATDAYPVQLLHRQATAATGGGQWHNLGAAYAAVRFLRPQGRSLVLYAGPDGGAQQRIVFAYPILPGDAFERMDGETLSWAEPECGDEFALCFLDEAACAAVSGAISPVTESLAALDGLAERLAGLRVAREEGGPAGVDIAGRLAAISIGRP